The genomic interval TCTCTGAGTTCCCCCTACTTCCCAGGAATCCTCAAAAACAGCAAGATCAGCTGGAGACATGTCACAGAGTAGTCAATGGACATCTCTCAGCCTCTATGTTCTCATTATTTATCTCAGCCCTTTCTAATACTTTGTGGTCCTGGGTAACTCCTGTCCTCAAAATATTCTAGTTTGAGTACTCTTCTTCTGGGAAGTGTTACAAGTCATTTGTCTAAAAATAGTTcaatagctgaaaaaaaaaaaaaacacaagaacaCCTGAAACAAAGAAGCGGTCCTAAGATATATTTAGAAATTCTAATTCTTATTCCAAgcataaaaaatatacattgaaaGGTTAAAGAGGTAAACTCTGTATCTTCAAAATAACTGGTTTTTAAAGACTAAGAAAACGTCTGCAGTGCTATCTTTGTAAATTTTAATAATTCCTCATCTCTACATATCACTTTAGAAAATACTGTGTACCTAGTGTCGAATCAACGGCGCTTAATCAAGGAAGAACAATACTGGGTCTGTACTCTTTGGCCTGGAGTGGGTAGAGGAGATTACATTACAATGGGAGTGGCTACCATCTCAGGAGCAACGCAGGCTGGAAGGATGAAAGATACGGACTCGCGGACACAAGCCCTGGACACCGTGGCATGGTCCTGCGGGTGCGAGAGGTGAGCGGAGGGCCAGGTGCTGCCGCCCGCCCCTTCCCCCGCCCCGAGGCCGGCTGAGGACAGAGCAAGGTGGCCACTCACTCACCTGGTTGGTGAcctgaaataaaagcagaaaacaacATTTACGGAATGCTCGTTCTCGCTCCGGAGCCACGCTGCCCCACAACCTTACAGGCCAGCTCTTACCTTGGATTTAGCATCCAGCAGCGGCTCACTAGACCCCTCCATAGCGGGGTCCAGGGGCTCCCACCACCCACGGAGGTGGACGCTCCGGGGCCACAAACACTTCCGCTTCCGCTTCCCGCCCCTTGCGGCCCAGCGCACGCAGCCGACGTAGGGGCCCGGAACAAACATCTGTGTGAAACTCATCCTTAGTCTCAACTAAACATCAGGTTTTTTGGAGCTGATCAGTAACGACAAAAAATAATACAAGGGAAAAGGTCCTAAGATTTGCCAGATACCTTTTGAATGGAATAACCGATTAACTTTAGGGTGTCTCCTCCCCCTACTTACCCCGTAGACGTGGACTGTTCCAGTCTGACGCCCCCGCAGCGCCCTCTGCGCAAGCGCAGATTTGAGGCGGCACCGACTTGCGTGCAGTGATACTAACCGAGTTTGAAAGCAGCTGGACCACCTCTCCCTATTCTCCGTAGAAGTTTGTCGTGCGAAGGAGATGCCTGTGGGACCTATGGTTTTATAATTTGCTCCCGTCACTCGGATTCACTGCACTGGcctagctgggggtggggtggatgcTTTTTTCTATTCCGTCTGGCTCTGTTCTTTATCCCTACTGCCACGCCAGCCCTCAGCCTAACTGCAGCCATACCTTCCCATCTGGTTCTCCCATTTCCCTCCTACtcatctcaaaataattttacttaATATCCAAAGCAGTTTTCCCCGCCAACTTTTATCATGAAaaacttgaaatttttttcaaaagagttGCAAAAATAGTTAAATGAACATCCCTATAGCCTGTATCTACACACACCAACTTAACATTTGTACACATTTGCCTTAACTCTAGCTGCATACATAATAATGACACATCATCCCTAAATACTTGAGCATGTAACTCCTGAGAACAAGGGCATTCTCCTAAATAATCGCAACTATCACActcagaaaaattaatattaataaaatactatTATCTAACACATGGACCAAATTCATATTTCCTCAGTTATTAATATTCCTTAACAATATTCTTTAAAACTGTTCCCTACCCTACCCACTACTGGAATCTAATCAATAACCACTTGTTGAATTTAGTTACGCTGTCTCTTTAGTCTCTAATCTAGAACCACGCGGGTAAAGTGTTGTTGGGACTGCATTGCTCCCTCCCTGGAAGCTCTGGAGGAGAATCTGCTTTCAGGTTGCTGCCAGACTCAGTTAAATGcagttcccatttctctgctggCTTTTGGATGAGGGCTGTCAGCTTCTAGAGGTTatctgcattccttggcttgtggctaccTTCCACCATCTTCAAAGCCACTGATGCCAGACCAAGTCCTCCTCACACTTTGAATCACTCTCACTTCATGAGAATCACTCTCACATCATGTCTCCTCTATCTTCTTTCACCACGCAAGCTTGAGAAAGTTCTCTGTTTTTAAGGTCTCAAATGATAAGGCTGAGCATACCAAGGAAATCCAGGATGACCTCCATATTTTACGGTCCATGACCCTGATTACATATGCGAAGTCCCTTCAGAACAGAACCTAGATTACCGCTTGACTCAATAACAGGGGATAATAATTTTGAAGAGCAGGGCATCTTTTaatattctgcctaccacaagtACCTCCATATGATTGTTCGAGAATTACGTTAGGTAACGTATGTAAAGCCCTTAGAACTGTGTTTGGCACGTAGCACTCAGAATCTATGCCAAAAAATAGCCACGTCCTCAAGGTTATTGGACTTGATTAAAAGTACTAGTTAGCTTAAAAACATAGTCCCTGAatgaattaaattatttctttcctaTGGAAGTCTGATGAAAAGATAGGACACTGGCCAGTGCACCCATTCTGTTTATCAGGGGATATTTCTCTGTAGTCCTTGGCTGCCATAGATTGTGTTCCATGGAGGActgtgcgtgcgcacacacacacactcatgcatacacacatatgtaaatcTTAACTATATAAAGGTGCTGCCAAAAGCTGAAAAGAcgtattaaaaattaatttttgtatttgtctgtatttttcatgcattcttttaaattttttttttaaatttaaattagatgTGAACGTCCCTTCCCAAAGATCTTCTGATTCAATTTGGGGAGAGTAAAACGTCAGTAGTGTTTAGGCCAGTCTCTGCCAATTGTTACTCTTGTTCTTGTGCTTCTGACACGCCAGTAACACATGTGATCAACTGCTTATTTTTAAGACCTCCATCTTACAAAAGATCAGACTTACGCAAGCTCAGACTtggaaaaaacagattttataaaTAGAGTCCAAAAAACTGCTATATTAAGGATGCGTAGGCAtcactttggttttatttttatctgatgTCATGTAAGTAGGGTATATAAATCTGAACATGCTTTTGGAGCTCTTACAACAAACCTAGTACTGTCAGGTGTGTAGGAGGGGGACGTCCACAGAACTAGGGCATGAACTCTAATCTCACAAGAGTTACTGTCTGTTGGAGAAAACAAAATTGGCACATGAAGCAAATAAGATTTCAATCTAGGCTTTTATTTTAGGGCTTTTTTCGTGTCATGTGATATAAATTCAACTCAAACTAGCCTGAGCAAAATAGCAGAAATGATCGTCTCACAGGGGTGGCCTCTGAAATGTAGAGGTTGAGCCAGCCTTAGTAATATCACAGAACTGTGAGATTTGAATAGCAAAAGGGCCCAATCTCTGTTGCTCAGTTGCGATCTGGCCTTCTGTGTGTTGGCTTCATTCTCTTAGTCTTCTTTATATGTTGTGGGGAGGGGTTTGTGCCTATGGACATATGACCACCAGCATCTCCAGGGTCACAGCCTATGGCTCATGACTGAAGGGGAAAGAGGAAGCTTCTCTTCCATCTCAAATGTCAGCAAGGGACTCTCATACACCACCCCATTGGCCCAATACTGGGTGTTGGGTGGTGCATTACAATTTTTTCTTATTCCCCCTACTGTGGCCACAAGAGGTAGACTTTTGTGATTGGCAGAGTCACTAGCAGCAAAAGGGGTGAAAAGATGCAGCCTACAAGATATAGAAGTGAAGATAATGCAGCAAAATTTGGATGAAGAGATGCTggggaaacaaaaacaacagatgtCCCTTAAACACATTTACGACACTATACTGCATTATATAATCAATAGGTGTaataggcagaataatggtctCCTGCCAAAGACACCAAGGTCCAAATTCCCAGAAGATTGTGAATATTATGTTACATGGCAAGGAGGTGTTAAGATTGCGGATGAATTTAAGT from Camelus bactrianus isolate YW-2024 breed Bactrian camel chromosome 14, ASM4877302v1, whole genome shotgun sequence carries:
- the COMMD6 gene encoding COMM domain-containing protein 6 isoform X4 gives rise to the protein MSFTQMFVPGPYVGCVRWAARGGKRKRKCLWPRSVHLRGWWEPLDPAMEGSSEPLLDAKSKVTNQLLDFQWKLGMAVSSDSCRSLKYPYVAVMLKVADDSGQVKKKSFEMTIPQFQA
- the COMMD6 gene encoding COMM domain-containing protein 6 isoform X3, whose amino-acid sequence is MSFTQMFVPGPYVGCVRWAARGGKRKRKCLWPRSVHLRGWWEPLDPAMEGSSEPLLDAKSKVTNQLLDFQWKLGMAVSSDSCRSLKYPYVAVMLKVADDSGQVKKKSFEMTIPQFQVHQYCQK